CACGATGGAGCGCGCTCCGCCGGCCAAACCGCTAAAAATTCCTCGACACGCATATAACTCTATGGTTATATTCGGTTCATGGAATCCGCCTTTTCTATCGTCGCCGAACCGAACCGCCGCGCCATCCTCGGTCTGCTGCTGGCGTCCGAACGATCCGTCGGGGACCTCGAACGGGAGCTGCGCCTGTCACAGCCATCCGTCTCCAAGCATTTGCGCGTCCTGCGCGACGCGGGCTTCGTTGAATCCCGCATCGAGGCGCAGCGGCGCCTGTATCGCCTCAGACCCGAGCCGCTCATGGAACTCGATGCATGGCTGGCGCCATTCCGGCGGTACTGGTCCGGCCATGTCGATGCGCTGGAGCGGCATCTGGACAAAATGGAATAGCGGCTTGAAGGAGCGAAACATGAGCGAGCGTGAGAACTATCGTCCCGGCCCCGCTGCCGGCATGCAGGTCCGGAAGGACGGGGAAAAATGGACGCTCGTGGTGGTCCGGGAACTGCGCCATGCGCCGGAGAAAGTATGGAAGGCCATCACGGAACCTGAACATTTGCGGGAATGGGCTCCATTCGACAGCGACCGCAGCCTGGGCACGGTTGGCACGGCACGACTGTCCACCGTCGGTGCGCCCGTATCGCAGACCAGCGAAACCCGGATCAAGCGTGCCGAAGCCCCAAGGGTGCTCGAATACACGTGGGGCGACAACGACATGCGCTGGGAACTCGAACCGCTGGACGGCGGCGGCACGCGCCTCACCCTATGGCACAACATCGACCGTGGCTTCATTTCGATGGGCGCGGCCGGATGGCATATCTGCCTGGACGTGCTCGATCGGGCGCTTTCGGACCGGCCTGTCGGCCGCATCGTCGGCATGGACGCGCTGAAGTTCGGCGATTGGCAACGGCTCAATGCCGAATACGCAAAACAGTTCGGCCTGGAGCCGGCCAGCTGGCCGCCCCAGGCGGCGGATTGACGCCCCAGGAAAAACGCCGGTCACCTTGACCGGCGCCACGCTCTGGCGGGTAACCGATCAAGCCTGCAACAAGTCCTCGATTGTCGCCGGCAGTTCGCGCACCCGCAGGCCGGTTGCGTGATAGATGGCGTTGGTGATGGCCGCGGCCGTGCCCGCCAGCCCGATCTCGCCCACGCCACGGGCGCCGAGCTCGTTCAAGACCGGGTCGGGATGGTCCAGGAACGTCACGTCGATTTCCGGCGTGTCGGCGTTCGAAGCAACGATGTAATCCGCCAGATTATTGTTGACGGGCTTGCCGGAACGATCGTCGTAGAGCGTGTGCTCGAAAAGCGCCATGCCGACGCCCATGACGATCGCCCCCTCGATCTGGTTGCGCGCCGGACGAG
The sequence above is a segment of the Bordetella genomosp. 9 genome. Coding sequences within it:
- a CDS encoding ArsR/SmtB family transcription factor, translated to MESAFSIVAEPNRRAILGLLLASERSVGDLERELRLSQPSVSKHLRVLRDAGFVESRIEAQRRLYRLRPEPLMELDAWLAPFRRYWSGHVDALERHLDKME
- a CDS encoding SRPBCC family protein; this encodes MSERENYRPGPAAGMQVRKDGEKWTLVVVRELRHAPEKVWKAITEPEHLREWAPFDSDRSLGTVGTARLSTVGAPVSQTSETRIKRAEAPRVLEYTWGDNDMRWELEPLDGGGTRLTLWHNIDRGFISMGAAGWHICLDVLDRALSDRPVGRIVGMDALKFGDWQRLNAEYAKQFGLEPASWPPQAAD